The sequence GCCTCGGGGGTCAGCGGCTCGCCCGCCCAGCCCCACAGCAGCGTCCGCAGCTTGTCGTCCGCGTTGAACGTGACCCCGTGGTCGATGCCGTACAGCAGGCCGCCGGGCGCGGACAGCAGGTGGCCGCCCTTCCGGTCGCCGTTGTTGATCACCGCGTCGAGCACGGCGAGCCGTCGCAGCCGGGCGTCGTCCGCGTGCACCAGGAGCGCCGTCCGGCCCTCCCCCACCTCGGCGAAGCCCACGGCCTTCCAGCCGTCCCCGGGCTCCTCGGACTCGACGAGGGCGAGCAGCGACGGCTCGCCCCCGCCCTCGGGGGAATCGATCCACAGCTGGCACATGCCCTCGCCGTAGGGCCCGTCACGCAGCACCGTGGGCGGCACGAGTCCCCAGCCGGTCGCCCGGGAGACCTCGTACGCGGCCACCTCGCGCTGGGCGAGCGTCCCGTCGGGGAAGTCCCACAGCGGCTGCTCCCCGGCGACGGGTTTGTAGGCGCAGGTGCGTTCCTCGCCCTCGTACGCGACCGTGCAGTGGAGCACCGCGTTGGACGCGCCGCGCACCTGTCCGAGGACCGTGAGCTGCCCCTGGGTGAGCAGGGTGAGCAGCTCGGCGTCCGTCAGGCCCTGCGACGGTATCCGTTCTGGCGCGGGCATACGTGTCCTTCCGGATCGAGCGGCAGGCTGCACAGCGGGCACGGCGGGCGGCCGGCGTTCACGACGTCGAGGGCGCGTTTGGCGAAGGCGCGCGCCTGTGCGCCGCTCAGCCGGACGCGCAGCATCGGCGGACCGTTCTCCTCGTCCTGCAGGAGCCGTTCCTCGGCCTCCGCGAGGTCGTCCTCGGAGTCGGCGTCCAGCTCGACCAGGGCCTGCGCCTCGACGATCATGAGCTGTTCGTCACCGTCCCAGGCCAGCGCCATCGTGCCGACCCTGAACTCCTCCTCGACGGGTGCGTCGAGAGGCGCGGTGTCGGCCACGTCCGTGGGGGCCACGGCGGGCACCGGCGAGTTGCCGCCGGTCCGCCGCACGACCTCGTCGAGCAGTTCGTCGATCCGCTCGGCCAGCGCGGCGACCTGGGTCTTCTCCAGGGACACGCTGGTGACCCGGCCACTTGAGGACGCCTGAAGGAAAAACGTTCGGCGGCCAGGCAACCCGACCGTACCGGCCACGAATCGGTCCGGTGGGTCGTAGAGGAACACCTGACGGGACACGTCCTGTCTCCCTTGAGAATTGACGGCGGATGAGGGGGCGCCTACGGCGCGTCCACCCTACTGTGCGAAGCGATCACGGCGCCCCCGCGCCGCCCCCGACCGCCGCGTCCGCCGATCCGTCCTGTGCCGGGGTCCCCGCGGCGTCCGCCCCGACACCCTGCTCGCGCGGTGCCAGCGAGGCGAGGTCACCGGTGTCGCCGAGCCGGAGGAGGAAGGGGCGCAGCCGGGTGTAGCGGATGGCGGTGACCGAGCAGGGGTCGGCGTGGACGCGCTGGAAGAGGTCCAGGTGCATGCCGAGCGCATCGGCGACGAGGGCCTTGATGATGTCGCCGTGCGAGCACATCACATAGGTCGCGTCGTCACCGTGCTCGGCCTCGATACGGGCGTTCCAGTCCCGTACGGCGTCGACCGCGCGGGCCTGCATGGCCCGCATGGACTCGCCGCCGGGGAACGCCGCGGCGGACGGGTGCTGCTGCACGACGGTCATCAGGGGGTCGTCGGAGAGTTCGGCGAGCTTGCGCCCCGACCAGTCCCCGTAGTCGCACTCGCTGATCCGCTCCTCGGTGTGCAGGGGCAGGCCGGGGCGGGCGTCGAGCAGGGGCTGGAGCGTTTCGCGGCAGCGCTGCAACGGGCTGCTGACGGCGGCGGCGAGCGTGAGCGCCGACAGGCGTCCGGGGAGGGCGGCGGCCTGCTCGGCGCCGCGCTCGTCCAGGGAGACACCCGGAGTGCGGCCCGCGAGCACTCCGGCGGTGTTGGCGGTGGAGCGTCCGTGGCGTACGAGGATCAGCGTGGGCATACGGGCCAGGGTAGAGGGCCGGGCAGAGGTATGGCCGGGCAAAGGTGCGGAGCGGGCCGCGGCAAGGAAGAATGCCCGCCGTGATCGTGGACTGTGCCATCTACCGCGACGGGCGCCGCACCGAGGGCCCCGCCGACTTCTCCGATGCGCT is a genomic window of Streptomyces sp. NBC_01237 containing:
- a CDS encoding SCO1664 family protein, producing MPAPERIPSQGLTDAELLTLLTQGQLTVLGQVRGASNAVLHCTVAYEGEERTCAYKPVAGEQPLWDFPDGTLAQREVAAYEVSRATGWGLVPPTVLRDGPYGEGMCQLWIDSPEGGGEPSLLALVESEEPGDGWKAVGFAEVGEGRTALLVHADDARLRRLAVLDAVINNGDRKGGHLLSAPGGLLYGIDHGVTFNADDKLRTLLWGWAGEPLTPEALEVLGLLAAELAPGAGLATRLAELITGAELAALRARVAGLRGTGRHPEPSGEWPAIPWPPV
- a CDS encoding DUF3090 domain-containing protein → MSRQVFLYDPPDRFVAGTVGLPGRRTFFLQASSSGRVTSVSLEKTQVAALAERIDELLDEVVRRTGGNSPVPAVAPTDVADTAPLDAPVEEEFRVGTMALAWDGDEQLMIVEAQALVELDADSEDDLAEAEERLLQDEENGPPMLRVRLSGAQARAFAKRALDVVNAGRPPCPLCSLPLDPEGHVCPRQNGYRRRA
- a CDS encoding histidine phosphatase family protein gives rise to the protein MPTLILVRHGRSTANTAGVLAGRTPGVSLDERGAEQAAALPGRLSALTLAAAVSSPLQRCRETLQPLLDARPGLPLHTEERISECDYGDWSGRKLAELSDDPLMTVVQQHPSAAAFPGGESMRAMQARAVDAVRDWNARIEAEHGDDATYVMCSHGDIIKALVADALGMHLDLFQRVHADPCSVTAIRYTRLRPFLLRLGDTGDLASLAPREQGVGADAAGTPAQDGSADAAVGGGAGAP